The following nucleotide sequence is from Penicillium digitatum chromosome 5, complete sequence.
CGAGGGGTTTCCCGAACCCTGCTGCGGTGTATGAGGGGAAACGGGCCGTACTGTCTGGCTATTGCGCAGACCAGAATTTGCTGATGTGCGTTTACTAGCACCCATTGAAGGTGCATCACTCGCCATGCTTTGTTAAGCTCGGGCGCGTTGCTCCCCTTTCTAAAAGCAACAGGAGTCCGTGTGGTTTGTAGCGACAAATGTTCGATTCACCTGCACACTGGTTGGAGCTTCAACGCCATTGGATTAGTttcaaagaccaaaaaaaagaaaagtgaGGTCTATAGGCTTGCCCAGTTGGATCATTGGGGGAAGCTCGTTGGTAGGCAACGGATCTACATCGGGCCGTCTTGATTTACTTAACAACCTCCTCTCTCCGCAACAGCCAGTACACATTGCACGTCTTTAACTCCACATGGACCCTTTACctgctttttgattttttttgttgCTTATAATCGGCATGGGTATCCCTGGGTAAGTGAATACATGTggtttttttatttttctttttgcatGGTAGAAAACATATCCCTGAGCATTGAGAGAAAGTGTTGTTTATGCATCACATGAGAAGCAGAATTTCACATATCCAGATCTCTAGATCAAAAGGCTAACATTCCCAAGGCTTATCAATGCCATTGGCCCAGGAGAGCGTATCTCCCTAGCCAAGTTGGCAGTGACGCACCTGGAGCGGACAGCGAGGCCGATCCGCATTGCAGTCGACATCTCGATCTGGCTTTTTCAAGTTCAAGCAGGTCGGGGCGGGAGAAATCCAGAGCTACGTACCCTATTTTATCGATTATTGAAATTACTTGCATTGCCAGTTCACCCCCTTTTTGTTTATGATGGGCGGCAAAAACCTGCCTTCAAGAGAGGCAAAGCAGTCTCAGCCCGCAGTTATGGCAGTGCGCCGATCATCAAACGCTCTAAAGACCTCATCGAGCGGTTCAGATTCCCGTGGCATGAAGCACCCGGTGAGGCAGAAGCTGAATGTGCACGGTTACAGCAGGCTGGTATCGTAGACGCTGTCATGAGCAACGATGTCGATGCATTGATGTTCGGATCGTCTTTTACCATTATGAACTTCTCGAAAGAGAGCGGAAGCGGTACCTCTTCTGCAACCCATGTCACATGCTATGCAATGGGACAGAGTGGGCATCCATCAAACATACCCCTTGACCGACCGGGAATGATTCTTTTCGCTATGCTCAGTGGAGGTGACTATCTACCATCTGGTGTTCCGAAATGCGGCAGTAAGCTCGCTGCACAGATTGCCAAGGCTGGATTTGGCGAGGATCTTCTGCAGGGGCTTGCGTCGCAAGCAGACGTGGATACAGGTTTGAATGAGTGGAGAGAGAGACTTCAGTATGAACTTGAGGAGAATGAGAGTGGCTACTTTACGAGGAAACACCCATCAGTTCGAATTCCTGACATCTTCCCGGATCGACAAATTCTCGAGTACTACGCTCAACCCAAGGTTTCCGGCGATGAAGAGATGGCTTTTCTGAGAACTCGTCTCGCACAGGCTTGGGACAATGATATTGACCCCCAGGCAATCCGAGCATTTGCCGCGGACCATTTTGAATGGAATTATCGATCAGGGGCAAGGAAATTGATCAAACTGCTGGCTGAGCCTCTCGTCTCGTATAGACTTCGTCTTCGGAGGCCAGTTTTAGGCGTATCGCCTGGTTTTTCATATGTGCCCGATTGCCCAATCGGTCTGCAAAAGGTGTTCCGAAGCCGGTCAAGCTTTGGCACTGATGGAATTCCAGAACTACAGCTAGATATGCTGCCCGCAGATGTTGTTGGGCTGGATCTCCTTGCCGAAGAACCAAACCCGCCGTTTCCGTCCGAAACTAGTGCACAGGAAggtgaggaagaggaagacaAAGAGCTGGCTGCTGAATCGGCACCCCCTGCACCATCGAAGTCACGGGTAACAAAACGGTTTGATCCGTTCTCTCTTGAAAAGGTCTGGGTATTCGAGACTGTCGCAAAATTAGGTATTCCTGAAGTCGTCAAAAATTGGGACAAAGAACAGACTGAAAAAGCGGCGAAAGCTGAAGAAGCTGCAGcgaaaaagaagaccagTACTCGACGCACCGGTCCCAAGAAAAAAGGACCAATTGATGCTGGAATGAAACGGGGGAGTATCTTGAAATATGGAACTCTCACGAAAGAAAAATCCGGACTGTCAACAACTAAAAAAACGCACTTGCTGGATGCCGTTGCCTCAACCCAGAATCCTCTTAGCCGGCTTGTTGCCGGTGCTGCGTCTTCTTCACCAACCATCATGGACCGGGAAGACGATTTGTTTTCCTCATCGAGCACATATCTTCAGCAGAGAGCCTCACCGACAATGCACTACGTTTCCCGGGAGGTCGATGATCTCCTTGATTCATTCTCTTCGATGTGTAACTTGTCTCCTTCCGCCAATATCAAACGTCATCCCGTCTCAGATCAGTCCCGCATCAGATCAAGGCGCACAGCTTTGGGAACCGGTGTGGTTGATTTTGAAGAATCGGACGCAATTGCTATAAGCACCGATTGTTTTCCATCTCTCCCAGCAAGGTGCATGGGGCTCAAAATCAGCTACTCGGTCCCCGACGTTTGTGAATCTGAAACTTTCCTAGAGGACTTTCTAGTCAGCACACCAATGGCGCTGCCTTCTCCGCCCATAAAATCTCTATCAGAGTCAAAGAGGACTCCCAAGGTGCAGTGTAAGGAAAAGGGAGAGGTTGAACACATTGA
It contains:
- a CDS encoding XPG N-terminal, with product MGIPGLINAIGPGERISLAKLAVTHLERTARPIRIAVDISIWLFQVQAGRGGRNPELRTLFYRLLKLLALPVHPLFVYDGRQKPAFKRGKAVSARSYGSAPIIKRSKDLIERFRFPWHEAPGEAEAECARLQQAGIVDAVMSNDVDALMFGSSFTIMNFSKESGSGTSSATHVTCYAMGQSGHPSNIPLDRPGMILFAMLSGGDYLPSGVPKCGSKLAAQIAKAGFGEDLLQGLASQADVDTGLNEWRERLQYELEENESGYFTRKHPSVRIPDIFPDRQILEYYAQPKVSGDEEMAFLRTRLAQAWDNDIDPQAIRAFAADHFEWNYRSGARKLIKLLAEPLVSYRLRLRRPVLGVSPGFSYVPDCPIGLQKVFRSRSSFGTDGIPELQLDMLPADVVGLDLLAEEPNPPFPSETSAQEGEEEEDKELAAESAPPAPSKSRVTKRFDPFSLEKVWVFETVAKLGIPEVVKNWDKEQTEKAAKAEEAAAKKKTSTRRTGPKKKGPIDAGMKRGSILKYGTLTKEKSGLSTTKKTHLLDAVASTQNPLSRLVAGAASSSPTIMDREDDLFSSSSTYLQQRASPTMHYVSREVDDLLDSFSSMCNLSPSANIKRHPVSDQSRIRSRRTALGTGVVDFEESDAIAISTDCFPSLPARCMGLKISYSVPDVCESETFLEDFLVSTPMALPSPPIKSLSESKRTPKVQCKEKGEVEHIEKAIESLSLSSKTEKGQSEDTTARSLRQPPTKRAPPATKARSRSSKVEDVKSPRSCSQANSNPQLEPELALPLSLKTCKNNETNDVKFPKKSSKSLKETTSTTSKNTTTGHLENIILHDGFWSIDPSPPEQESCEGSTADSLSTAHRQATKKKRIPRVSILDLV